From the Lathyrus oleraceus cultivar Zhongwan6 chromosome 4, CAAS_Psat_ZW6_1.0, whole genome shotgun sequence genome, one window contains:
- the LOC127075838 gene encoding MADS-box protein SOC1 → MVRGKTQMKRIENATSRQVTFSKRRNGLMKKAFELSILCDAEVALIVFSPRGRLYEFASSSILETIDRYRIHSRVNNTQTTSDSVETTQHLKEEAENMMKKIDILETSKRKLLGEGLGSCSINELQKIEQQLDKSITKIRAKKAQVYREQIDQLKEKEKALVAENTRLSEKYDSYSSQQAKKDDRKNIAEGEAFAADQSSPSSYVETELFIGLPETRTRRISPNLRIN, encoded by the exons ATGGTGAGAGGGAAGACGCAGATGAAGCGTATAGAGAACGCAACAAGCAGGCAAGTAACATTTTCAAAGAGAAGAAATGGTTtgatgaagaaagcttttgagTTATCAATTCTGTGTGATGCTGAGGTTGCTCTTATTGTTTTCTCACCAAGAGGAAGACTCTATGAATTTGCAAGTTCAAG CATTCTAGAAACAATTGACCGTTACCGCATTCATAGCCGAGTTAATAATACTCAAACAACATCTGATTCTGTGGAAACTACTCAG CATTTGAAGGAAGAAGCAGAAAACATGATGAAAAAGATTGATATTCTTGAGACTTCAAA ACGGAAACTGTTAGGAGAAGGTTTGGGGTCTTGTTCCATTAATGAACTACAAAAGATAGAGCAACAGTTGGATAAGAGTATAACCAAAATTCGAGCAAAAAAG GCTCAGGTTTACAGGGAACAAATAGATCAGCTAAAAGAAAAG GAAAAAGCCCTAGTAGCTGAAAATACCAGACTCTCTGAGAAG TATGATAGTTATTCATCACAGCAAGCAAAAAAGGATGACAGAAAAAATATAGCAGAAGGTGAAGCTTTTGCGGCGGATCAAAGTAGTCCAAGTTCATACGTGGAGACTGAATTATTCATTGGTCTTCCAGAAACAAGAACAAGAAGAATTTCTCCAAACTTGAGGATTAATTAA